A single genomic interval of Ruminococcus sp. NK3A76 harbors:
- a CDS encoding class I SAM-dependent methyltransferase, protein MNILTDKRLLLCASMVQGRFAADIGTDHGYLPAHLIKEGLCDRCVASDINEKPLASARKTASEHGLSEKIDIILSDGLKEVPLEGITDIIIAGMGGELIAKIIDDCPGLREGAHHLILQPMTRPEALREYLYQNGFEVDAERCVHEGRFEYSVMSAYFKGGKPGYDNDDRYRIFGRIDLADPAGRAYAEDRLRKLTTAANGMLKSEESRETGEHIMNMVKNLTELLTREEQA, encoded by the coding sequence ATGAATATACTGACCGACAAGCGGCTGCTGCTGTGCGCATCAATGGTGCAGGGCAGGTTCGCTGCCGATATAGGAACAGACCACGGATATCTGCCGGCTCACCTCATAAAAGAGGGGCTTTGTGACAGATGCGTGGCTTCTGACATAAACGAAAAGCCCCTTGCCTCTGCAAGAAAAACTGCCAGTGAGCACGGGCTTTCAGAAAAGATAGACATAATACTCTCAGACGGGCTGAAGGAAGTGCCGCTTGAGGGAATAACCGATATAATCATCGCAGGCATGGGCGGCGAGCTGATAGCTAAGATAATAGATGACTGCCCCGGTCTGCGTGAGGGAGCACACCACCTCATATTACAGCCTATGACAAGGCCTGAGGCGCTGAGGGAATATCTCTACCAAAACGGCTTTGAGGTCGATGCGGAGAGGTGCGTTCACGAGGGCAGGTTTGAATACTCGGTGATGAGCGCATACTTTAAAGGCGGCAAGCCAGGCTATGACAATGACGACAGATACAGGATATTCGGCCGCATTGACCTTGCTGACCCGGCAGGCAGAGCGTATGCCGAGGACAGGCTAAGAAAGCTCACCACCGCCGCAAACGGTATGCTCAAAAGCGAGGAGAGCAGGGAGACGGGCGAGCATATAATGAACATGGTGAAAAATCTTACCGAATTACTCACAAGGGAGGAACAGGCATGA
- a CDS encoding Nif3-like dinuclear metal center hexameric protein: MILVRDIYRYIDELAPFSAQAGYDNSGLVIGNPYYGVKTMLTALDITNDIIADAEELGAELIVTHHPPIFRAIKRIDTESPVGNLAMNGISVISAHTSFDSAKGGMNDILCERLGLTPDRPLAIEDGVPIGYICQCAATTPEEFADKIKAALNCEVVRYNDMGGSIETVAVCSGSGGSLLADVLANECDAYITGDIKHDVFIDAYNAGLTVFDAGHFHTEDLFTDFMAQKLSEKFPELTVLKAPSDRDVLSYA, from the coding sequence ATGATACTTGTTCGTGACATATACAGATACATTGACGAGCTTGCACCCTTTTCGGCGCAGGCAGGGTATGACAACAGCGGCCTTGTTATCGGCAACCCCTACTACGGTGTCAAGACAATGCTCACAGCACTCGACATCACAAACGACATAATAGCCGATGCCGAGGAGCTTGGCGCAGAGCTCATCGTCACACACCACCCCCCTATCTTCCGTGCGATAAAGAGGATAGACACCGAGAGTCCTGTCGGGAATCTTGCAATGAACGGCATATCCGTCATCTCGGCGCACACCAGCTTTGACAGTGCAAAGGGCGGCATGAACGACATTCTCTGCGAGAGGCTGGGGCTTACCCCTGACAGGCCGCTTGCCATAGAGGACGGCGTACCGATAGGCTACATATGCCAATGCGCCGCCACGACACCTGAGGAGTTTGCCGATAAGATAAAGGCAGCCCTTAACTGCGAGGTCGTGCGCTACAACGACATGGGCGGCAGCATCGAGACAGTCGCAGTATGCTCAGGCAGCGGCGGTAGCCTGCTTGCAGACGTACTCGCAAACGAGTGTGATGCATACATCACAGGCGACATAAAGCATGATGTCTTCATTGATGCATACAACGCAGGCCTGACTGTCTTTGATGCAGGGCATTTCCATACAGAAGACCTGTTCACAGATTTCATGGCACAGAAGCTGAGCGAGAAGTTTCCTGAGCTGACAGTGCTAAAAGCACCGAGCGACAGGGACGTTTTAAGCTACGCTTAA
- a CDS encoding four helix bundle protein: MNSEGMVLDKSKSFAIRIVKLYKYLCNKNEFVLSKQLLKSGTSIGANLSEAKYAQSRNDFLNKVNIALKEASETEYWLELLYKTEFISEKQYSSINKDCSEIIRMLSSSVKTMKIENKNPSAEGGHLNC; this comes from the coding sequence ATGAATAGTGAAGGTATGGTACTGGATAAAAGCAAATCTTTTGCAATAAGAATAGTAAAACTATATAAGTATCTTTGCAATAAAAACGAGTTTGTTTTATCAAAACAGCTTTTAAAGAGCGGCACAAGTATAGGTGCAAATCTATCAGAAGCAAAATATGCTCAAAGCCGCAATGATTTTCTGAACAAGGTAAATATCGCTCTTAAAGAGGCATCAGAGACAGAATACTGGCTTGAACTGCTTTATAAAACCGAATTTATATCAGAAAAACAGTATAGCAGCATAAACAAAGACTGTTCGGAGATAATCAGAATGCTTTCTTCAAGCGTCAAAACTATGAAGATTGAAAATAAAAATCCGTCTGCCGAAGGCGGACACCTCAACTGTTAA
- a CDS encoding NFACT RNA binding domain-containing protein: MALDGVFLGIVKNEISVLLDGRVDKIHQPSREEILITFRTREGGYKLLINTSAGGARVHVTRAQIDNPRVPPMFCMLMRKLLSSGKLISIRQDGQERILMLDFDSSNEMGDIVRITLVIEIMGRHSNLIILDNEGKIIDAIKRVGQDMSSVRPVLPGMIYEAPPKDKRLSLFSLTRQELRAALDENSHAELSKAILRSIEGLSPVFARECALKCTHDEIAAGELTDEGFEKLYLFLSMQAQLIEKGENKFTVLLSQDGLLKDFCFADINQYGSLMEKKYFSSACETLDHFFTQRDITARMKQRASDLYKFLQNTRDRINRRTANQRQELLECADRDKLKIYGDLLMANLYNFKKGDSFVNAQNYYEEGSPEVRIKLDVRLTPSQNAQRYYNEYRKADTAEKKLTKLIEQGEQELLYIDSVFDNLTRAQSETDIDELRIELHEQGYLRSARLSKGAKNVKTQPPMKFLSSDGYEIRVGRNNKQNDRLTCKDSEKLDIWLHVKEITGSHVIISAKGGDVPDDTIMQAAQIAAYYSSARSSAQVPVDYTLVKFVKKPNGAKPGMVIFTNNRTLYVKPDEELVNSLKAK; this comes from the coding sequence ATGGCTTTAGACGGCGTATTTTTAGGAATAGTCAAAAACGAGATATCCGTCCTGCTTGACGGGCGTGTGGATAAGATACACCAGCCGTCAAGAGAGGAGATACTTATAACATTCCGCACCCGTGAGGGCGGATATAAGCTGCTTATAAACACCTCGGCAGGCGGTGCGAGGGTACACGTTACCCGTGCTCAGATAGATAATCCCCGTGTGCCGCCGATGTTCTGTATGCTCATGCGAAAGCTGCTCTCGTCGGGCAAGCTGATAAGCATCAGACAGGACGGACAGGAGCGTATACTTATGCTCGATTTCGACTCATCGAACGAAATGGGCGATATCGTGCGCATAACCCTTGTCATCGAGATAATGGGCAGGCATTCAAACCTAATCATACTCGATAACGAGGGAAAGATAATTGATGCTATAAAGCGTGTCGGGCAGGATATGTCTTCCGTGCGGCCTGTGCTGCCGGGAATGATATACGAAGCACCGCCCAAGGATAAAAGACTCAGCCTGTTTTCACTCACAAGACAGGAGCTGAGAGCGGCACTTGACGAAAACTCACACGCAGAGCTTTCAAAGGCGATACTCAGGAGCATCGAAGGCCTCTCACCTGTCTTCGCAAGAGAGTGTGCTTTAAAATGCACGCACGACGAGATAGCCGCAGGTGAACTGACAGACGAGGGCTTTGAAAAGCTCTATCTGTTCCTTTCGATGCAGGCGCAGCTTATAGAAAAGGGTGAGAATAAGTTCACCGTGCTGCTGTCGCAGGACGGGCTGCTTAAGGACTTCTGCTTTGCGGATATAAACCAGTACGGCTCGCTCATGGAGAAAAAATATTTCTCCTCGGCGTGCGAGACGCTTGACCACTTCTTCACACAGCGTGACATCACAGCACGAATGAAGCAGCGTGCGAGCGATTTGTATAAATTCTTGCAGAACACCCGTGACAGGATAAACAGGCGAACTGCCAACCAGCGGCAGGAGCTGCTTGAATGTGCCGACAGAGACAAGCTGAAGATATACGGCGACCTGCTAATGGCAAACCTGTATAACTTCAAAAAGGGCGACAGCTTTGTAAACGCTCAGAATTACTACGAGGAGGGCAGCCCCGAGGTCAGGATCAAGCTCGATGTGCGCCTGACCCCCTCGCAGAATGCGCAGAGGTATTACAACGAATACCGCAAGGCTGACACTGCCGAGAAAAAGCTCACAAAGCTCATAGAGCAGGGCGAGCAGGAGCTTTTGTACATCGACTCGGTGTTTGATAACCTCACCCGGGCGCAGAGCGAGACGGATATAGACGAGCTGCGGATAGAGCTGCACGAGCAGGGGTATTTAAGATCGGCAAGGCTCTCAAAGGGTGCAAAGAATGTAAAGACCCAGCCGCCGATGAAGTTTTTATCATCTGACGGGTATGAGATAAGAGTCGGGCGCAACAACAAGCAGAACGACCGCCTGACCTGCAAGGACAGCGAAAAGCTCGACATATGGCTGCACGTCAAGGAGATAACCGGCTCGCACGTCATCATATCGGCAAAGGGCGGCGATGTGCCTGATGATACGATAATGCAGGCTGCACAGATAGCGGCTTACTACTCATCGGCAAGGAGCTCGGCACAGGTGCCGGTGGATTACACGCTTGTGAAGTTTGTTAAAAAGCCAAATGGCGCAAAGCCCGGCATGGTGATATTCACAAACAACCGCACGCTCTACGTCAAGCCTGACGAGGAGCTCGTAAACAGCCTGAAAGCAAAATAA
- a CDS encoding barstar family protein, producing the protein MKAVISDMLGGFVNGCISAKVFEKHLYAHMNEYQRELDKNTFDMLVFADYGDESDIGHLKRFMCDAFPASLYNDGYFRSTNKADIAEAYRLSHPDMSQLVIDLSDIDTTDELHTLLKRTLSLPDTYGRNWASLEDMIDLSACRSITINGYGSFYQKNVKDALIFVWLISKNKSGDCLLTVNN; encoded by the coding sequence ATGAAAGCAGTCATTTCAGATATGCTCGGCGGCTTTGTAAACGGCTGTATATCGGCCAAGGTATTTGAGAAGCATCTTTATGCGCATATGAACGAGTATCAGAGGGAGCTTGACAAAAACACCTTTGATATGCTCGTATTTGCAGACTACGGCGATGAAAGCGATATAGGACATTTAAAGCGGTTTATGTGTGATGCTTTCCCGGCATCGCTTTACAATGACGGATACTTCCGCAGCACGAACAAGGCCGACATCGCCGAGGCATACAGACTTTCACACCCGGATATGTCGCAGCTTGTGATAGATCTAAGCGACATTGATACGACAGACGAGCTTCACACGCTGCTGAAGCGCACGCTCTCACTGCCCGATACATACGGCAGGAACTGGGCATCGCTCGAAGACATGATAGACCTCTCAGCGTGCAGGAGCATAACGATAAACGGCTACGGCAGCTTCTATCAGAAAAACGTCAAGGATGCGCTCATTTTCGTATGGCTGATAAGCAAGAACAAGTCAGGCGACTGTCTGCTGACAGTCAACAACTGA
- the pfkB gene encoding 1-phosphofructokinase, with amino-acid sequence MIYTVTFNPAIDYVVQTPDLSLGIVNRATSENMFFGGKGINVSCVLKELGIDSEALGFTAGFTGEAIEKGLADMGIRTGFIRLKSGCSRINVKIKSSEETELNGKGPDIDDESLGLLFEKLGTLKKGDTLVLAGSVPSSLPADIYEKILKTLDGRGIRFVVDACGELLLNVLRYRPFLIKPNNFELGELFGVNIKTDADIEKHARKLREMGAANVLISMAGDGAILIDEQGNTHRCGVCKGEVKNSVGAGDSMLAGFIAALTERPGDYGYALRLGTAAGGATAFSEGLAQKSMINKLLKQTEI; translated from the coding sequence ATGATATACACAGTCACCTTCAACCCGGCGATAGATTATGTGGTCCAAACACCTGACCTGAGCCTTGGCATAGTAAACCGTGCAACGAGTGAGAATATGTTTTTCGGCGGCAAGGGGATAAATGTCTCCTGCGTATTAAAGGAGCTTGGGATAGATAGCGAGGCACTTGGATTTACGGCAGGCTTTACAGGCGAGGCTATCGAAAAAGGGCTTGCTGATATGGGCATACGCACAGGCTTTATAAGGCTGAAAAGCGGCTGCTCACGCATCAATGTAAAGATAAAATCATCAGAGGAGACTGAGCTAAACGGCAAAGGCCCTGACATCGACGACGAGTCGCTCGGGCTGCTGTTTGAAAAGCTCGGCACGCTGAAAAAGGGCGACACTCTCGTGCTTGCAGGAAGTGTGCCTTCATCGCTGCCTGCTGACATATACGAGAAGATTCTGAAAACGCTCGACGGGCGTGGCATACGCTTTGTTGTCGATGCCTGCGGCGAGCTGCTTTTAAACGTGCTAAGATACAGGCCGTTTCTTATCAAGCCAAACAACTTCGAGCTGGGCGAGCTGTTCGGTGTCAATATCAAAACCGATGCCGACATAGAAAAACACGCCCGCAAGCTGCGTGAAATGGGGGCTGCGAACGTGCTTATATCTATGGCAGGCGACGGAGCCATACTGATAGACGAGCAGGGCAACACCCACCGCTGCGGCGTCTGCAAGGGCGAGGTGAAAAACTCCGTCGGTGCAGGCGATTCGATGCTCGCAGGGTTTATAGCAGCACTTACCGAGCGTCCCGGCGACTACGGCTATGCACTCAGGCTCGGCACGGCAGCAGGCGGTGCGACGGCTTTTTCCGAGGGGCTTGCACAAAAGAGCATGATAAACAAACTGCTAAAACAAACAGAGATATAA
- the feoB gene encoding ferrous iron transport protein B gives MLTLKEIKTGETVRVETLGGNGALRQHFLDMGLIPGTEVTLVKFAPMGDPMELRVRGYELTLRLDDAAQIEVSKLDEPAQAKKHSRKKKHSEHPGLGEGGRFHAKDDGTPLPEGEVMRFALVGNQNCGKTTLFNRLTGSKQHVGNFPGVTVDRKDGAIKGHPDTLITDLPGIYSMSPYSSEEIVSRNFVIDEKPHAIINILDVTNIERNLYLTMQLLELDIPMVVALNMMDELTSNGGSIDVNEMEALLGVPVVPISAAKNEGVDELVEHAIHIAHYQEKPVRQDFCDKTENGGAVHRCLHGISHLIEDHAEKAGLPIRFAASKVTEDDPLIITKLKLDLNEIEALEHIVTQMEKERKLDRSAAIADMRFSFIQKLCAETVTKPHESREHIRSRRIDSVLTGKYTAIPTFILIMALVFFLTFNVIGAFFQELLEKGVDRLTTVCDNALTDAGANSVIHSLMIDGIFAGVGSVISFLPVIVTLFLFLSLLEDSGYIARVAFFMDKLLRKIGLSGRSIVPMLIGFGCSVPAVMATRTLPSERDRKMTILLTPFMSCTAKLPIYAFFVNAFFPGKGGLIMVGLYLLGIIVGILAALLYKGTVFKGEAVPFVMELPNYRLPAVKNVAQLLWEKAKDFLQRAFSVILIATVIVWFLQKFDFSLHMTSDAGDSILAHLSGLFTPIMEPIGLGDWQILVALISGFMAKESVVSTLEILYNGGVAAAMTSLSAACLLVFSLLYTPCVAAIASVKRELGSKWAAAVVLWQCGIAWVAALFVHLIGSLI, from the coding sequence ATGTTGACACTTAAAGAAATAAAGACCGGAGAAACGGTGCGTGTCGAAACGCTCGGCGGAAACGGGGCGCTGAGACAGCACTTTCTCGATATGGGGCTTATCCCCGGCACGGAGGTCACGCTTGTCAAATTCGCCCCGATGGGCGACCCTATGGAGCTGCGTGTAAGAGGCTATGAGCTTACTCTCCGCCTTGACGATGCGGCACAGATAGAAGTATCAAAGCTCGATGAGCCGGCACAAGCTAAAAAACACAGCAGAAAAAAGAAACACTCTGAGCACCCGGGTCTTGGCGAGGGCGGGCGCTTCCACGCAAAGGACGACGGCACTCCCCTGCCTGAGGGCGAGGTCATGCGCTTTGCACTTGTGGGAAATCAGAACTGCGGCAAGACGACGCTCTTTAACCGGCTGACCGGCTCAAAGCAGCACGTCGGGAACTTCCCTGGCGTGACAGTTGACCGCAAGGACGGTGCGATAAAGGGGCACCCCGACACGCTGATAACCGACCTTCCGGGAATCTACTCGATGTCGCCCTACAGCAGCGAGGAGATAGTCTCACGAAACTTCGTCATCGACGAAAAGCCGCACGCTATCATAAATATACTTGACGTTACCAACATCGAGCGAAACCTGTATCTGACGATGCAGCTTTTAGAGCTTGATATACCAATGGTCGTCGCCCTCAATATGATGGACGAGCTGACTTCAAACGGCGGCAGCATAGACGTAAACGAAATGGAAGCGCTTCTCGGCGTGCCTGTCGTGCCGATATCTGCGGCGAAAAACGAGGGCGTTGATGAGCTTGTCGAGCACGCAATACATATAGCTCACTACCAGGAGAAGCCTGTAAGGCAGGATTTCTGCGACAAGACAGAAAACGGCGGCGCAGTTCACCGCTGCCTGCACGGTATCTCCCACCTGATAGAAGACCACGCAGAAAAAGCCGGGCTGCCTATACGCTTTGCGGCGAGCAAGGTCACAGAGGACGACCCGCTTATCATCACCAAGCTGAAACTCGACCTGAACGAGATAGAAGCCCTCGAACACATAGTAACTCAAATGGAAAAAGAGCGCAAGCTCGACAGAAGTGCGGCAATTGCCGATATGCGCTTCTCATTTATACAGAAGCTCTGTGCTGAGACTGTCACAAAGCCGCACGAGAGCCGTGAACATATCCGCTCACGCAGGATAGACAGTGTGCTGACCGGAAAATACACGGCTATCCCCACATTTATCCTGATAATGGCGCTTGTGTTCTTCCTGACATTCAACGTCATAGGCGCTTTCTTCCAGGAGCTGCTTGAAAAGGGCGTTGACAGGCTCACCACCGTCTGCGACAATGCCCTGACAGATGCCGGGGCGAACTCAGTTATCCACAGCCTGATGATCGATGGCATTTTCGCAGGTGTCGGAAGCGTTATCAGCTTCCTGCCGGTGATAGTCACACTGTTTCTGTTCCTATCGCTGCTGGAGGACAGCGGCTATATCGCAAGAGTGGCTTTCTTTATGGATAAGCTGCTTCGTAAGATAGGCCTTTCGGGGCGAAGCATCGTGCCTATGCTCATAGGCTTCGGCTGCTCGGTGCCGGCTGTCATGGCAACACGAACCCTCCCCTCCGAGCGTGACAGAAAAATGACTATCCTGCTCACCCCGTTTATGAGCTGCACAGCAAAGCTGCCGATATATGCATTCTTTGTAAACGCATTTTTCCCCGGCAAGGGCGGCCTTATAATGGTAGGGCTTTATCTGCTGGGCATCATAGTCGGGATCCTTGCGGCGCTGCTATATAAGGGAACAGTCTTCAAAGGGGAGGCAGTGCCCTTTGTAATGGAGCTGCCAAACTACCGCCTGCCTGCTGTCAAAAACGTAGCCCAGCTGCTCTGGGAAAAGGCAAAGGACTTTTTGCAGCGTGCGTTCTCGGTCATTCTCATAGCGACCGTGATAGTATGGTTCTTGCAGAAATTTGATTTCAGCCTGCACATGACAAGCGATGCCGGCGACAGCATACTTGCACACCTCTCAGGGCTTTTCACCCCGATAATGGAGCCGATAGGCCTTGGCGACTGGCAGATACTCGTTGCCCTGATATCCGGCTTCATGGCAAAGGAAAGCGTTGTGTCTACCCTTGAGATACTATATAACGGCGGCGTGGCCGCTGCTATGACCTCGCTGTCCGCTGCCTGCCTGCTGGTCTTCTCACTGCTCTACACCCCGTGCGTTGCGGCAATAGCTTCTGTCAAGCGTGAGCTCGGCAGCAAATGGGCGGCTGCTGTTGTATTGTGGCAGTGCGGCATTGCATGGGTCGCAGCACTTTTTGTACACCTGATAGGCTCACTGATCTAA
- a CDS encoding FeoB-associated Cys-rich membrane protein, with the protein MNITDIILILIIAAALVLAVRSTIKQRRTGGCSCGCSGCNIQCSKKQKQ; encoded by the coding sequence ATGAATATTACAGATATTATCCTTATACTGATAATAGCGGCAGCACTGGTGCTCGCTGTAAGGAGTACGATAAAGCAGCGCAGGACAGGCGGCTGCTCATGCGGCTGCAGCGGCTGCAATATACAGTGCTCTAAAAAACAAAAGCAATAA
- a CDS encoding ATP-binding protein, whose protein sequence is MKELTVLAKTDNLDEIIQFVDNELESAECSMKIQMQVQLAVEEIFVNIANYAYTPEEGTATISVDRTEDGALLRIVFKDNGTPYDPLAKDDPDITLNAKDRSIGGLGIFITKKSMDNISYEYKDGQNVLTLEKRIVG, encoded by the coding sequence ATGAAAGAACTGACGGTTTTGGCAAAAACAGACAATCTCGATGAGATAATCCAGTTTGTTGACAACGAACTTGAATCTGCTGAGTGCTCGATGAAGATACAGATGCAGGTGCAGCTCGCAGTCGAGGAGATATTTGTAAACATCGCAAACTATGCCTACACCCCTGAGGAGGGTACTGCGACTATATCCGTTGACCGCACTGAGGACGGCGCTCTGCTGCGTATAGTCTTCAAGGACAACGGCACCCCGTATGACCCCCTCGCCAAGGACGACCCTGACATCACCCTTAACGCAAAGGACAGGTCTATCGGCGGTCTTGGCATATTCATCACCAAAAAGAGCATGGACAACATATCCTATGAATACAAGGACGGACAGAATGTACTTACACTCGAAAAGAGGATAGTGGGTTAA
- a CDS encoding SpoIIE family protein phosphatase, translated as MKKLFGFKLGGLQQKILNLVLIFLIILTACGMLFSVFKSLRLSKTVSEAREEQQTAIEKTSAQTMYQVTESSLTKTNSLQSDAADALFGEIENNIKALRSHAQSLFEQRDTLAPAEYRLPEPTDDGKVLDHVLYEEGVDYTKSEYLPIAAHLKNTMISLVKTNPKITSAYIGLADGTHIGISNSGSSLFDENGKQKPYPVRQRPWYKGAIDRGDVYFTGVERDAFENTVCITCAAPVVVNNETVGVVGIDVELDTIDEYIRGSEASAGFIFIVGSNGKVLFAPENNGVFTVETTENAEDLRDSENTQLATFVALALMQDTGLKQIRIDGKEYYMAGSPMKTVGWTVISAVEKSIIDTPTQSMLNEYDEINVQSSEKYTKSTDNLRKQTLAVVALVLVVGAVAALFVANKIVKPIESMTDEIIIGGKTGKLFEMKDIYKTGDEIQVLAESFDDLSKKTAQYIEHITRITKEKERIGTELELARKIQADMLPSIYPAFPDRPEFDVYATMHPAKEVGGDFYDFFLIDDDHLGLVMADVSGKGVPAALFMMMSKILIGNFAMMGGSPAKVLEQTNNVICQNNEEEMFVTVWFGILEISTGKITAANAGHEYPILKKADGSFELFKDKHGFVIGGMDGMKYKEYEFTLEKGGALFLYTDGVPEATDASDEMFGTDRLLETLNRRKDEDINVVALLEDVKKSVDDFVGEADQFDDLTMLGLILT; from the coding sequence ATGAAAAAGCTATTTGGATTTAAGCTCGGGGGGCTCCAGCAGAAAATTCTCAATCTCGTGCTGATATTCCTGATAATTCTGACAGCCTGCGGAATGCTGTTCTCTGTTTTTAAATCACTTAGGCTCAGCAAGACGGTGAGCGAAGCAAGAGAAGAACAGCAGACGGCTATTGAAAAGACCTCTGCTCAGACCATGTATCAGGTCACAGAGTCTTCGCTGACAAAGACTAATTCGCTGCAGTCAGATGCGGCTGATGCACTGTTCGGCGAGATAGAGAACAACATAAAGGCACTGCGCTCGCACGCACAGAGCCTGTTCGAGCAAAGAGATACCCTGGCACCGGCAGAATACAGGCTGCCTGAGCCGACAGACGACGGCAAGGTGCTCGATCATGTGCTGTATGAGGAGGGCGTTGACTACACAAAGTCGGAATACTTACCTATCGCTGCTCATCTCAAAAACACCATGATATCACTTGTCAAGACGAATCCTAAGATAACGAGCGCATATATTGGTCTTGCAGACGGCACTCATATAGGCATATCAAACAGCGGTTCATCTCTCTTTGATGAAAACGGCAAGCAGAAGCCATACCCCGTGCGTCAGAGACCCTGGTATAAGGGCGCTATAGACCGTGGCGATGTTTATTTCACCGGCGTTGAAAGAGATGCCTTTGAAAACACGGTATGCATCACCTGCGCTGCCCCCGTTGTCGTAAACAACGAGACAGTGGGCGTTGTCGGCATAGATGTTGAGCTTGACACCATTGATGAATACATCCGTGGGTCGGAAGCAAGTGCTGGGTTTATCTTCATAGTCGGCAGCAACGGCAAGGTGTTGTTCGCACCTGAGAACAACGGCGTCTTCACAGTCGAGACTACTGAAAACGCTGAAGACCTCAGAGATTCGGAAAACACCCAGCTCGCCACCTTCGTGGCACTGGCGCTTATGCAGGACACAGGTCTGAAGCAGATCAGGATTGACGGCAAGGAATACTACATGGCAGGCTCGCCCATGAAGACAGTGGGCTGGACGGTCATCTCGGCAGTTGAAAAGAGCATAATAGATACTCCGACACAGAGTATGCTCAATGAGTATGACGAGATAAATGTGCAATCCTCCGAAAAATACACTAAAAGCACCGACAACCTGAGAAAGCAGACACTTGCAGTTGTCGCCCTGGTACTCGTGGTAGGTGCTGTGGCTGCACTTTTTGTTGCAAACAAGATAGTAAAGCCGATAGAGAGCATGACTGATGAGATAATCATCGGCGGCAAGACAGGCAAGCTGTTTGAGATGAAGGACATCTACAAGACAGGCGATGAGATACAGGTGCTCGCAGAGTCGTTTGATGACCTGTCAAAGAAAACAGCCCAGTATATCGAGCATATAACACGCATAACCAAGGAAAAGGAGCGCATAGGCACAGAGCTTGAGCTTGCAAGAAAGATACAGGCCGATATGCTGCCCTCGATATACCCTGCATTCCCCGACAGGCCGGAATTTGACGTATATGCCACCATGCACCCCGCAAAGGAGGTCGGCGGCGATTTCTACGACTTCTTCCTGATAGATGATGACCACTTAGGCCTTGTAATGGCTGACGTTTCGGGCAAGGGCGTGCCTGCGGCACTGTTTATGATGATGTCGAAGATCCTCATAGGCAACTTCGCCATGATGGGCGGCTCGCCTGCCAAGGTTCTCGAACAGACAAACAACGTCATTTGCCAGAACAACGAGGAGGAGATGTTCGTCACCGTATGGTTCGGCATACTTGAGATTTCCACCGGTAAAATAACCGCAGCCAATGCAGGCCATGAATACCCCATTCTCAAAAAGGCCGACGGCAGCTTTGAGCTGTTCAAAGACAAGCACGGCTTTGTGATCGGCGGTATGGACGGCATGAAATACAAGGAATACGAGTTCACGCTCGAAAAGGGCGGTGCGCTGTTCCTCTACACTGACGGTGTGCCTGAGGCGACCGATGCAAGCGACGAGATGTTCGGCACAGACAGGCTGCTTGAAACTCTCAACCGCCGCAAGGACGAGGATATCAATGTAGTAGCGCTGCTTGAAGATGTTAAAAAGTCGGTAGATGATTTTGTGGGCGAGGCAGACCAGTTTGATGATCTGACCATGCTCGGTCTGATACTGACATAA
- a CDS encoding STAS domain-containing protein yields the protein MKINKNINNETLTISVDGRLDTITSPELENEVTSSIRGIKELVFDFNELDYISSAGLRVLLAAQKLMSEQGSMYITGCSEDILSIFEITGFSDILTIK from the coding sequence ATGAAGATCAACAAAAACATAAACAATGAGACACTTACCATTTCGGTAGACGGAAGACTTGACACCATAACTTCCCCCGAGCTTGAAAATGAGGTCACATCAAGCATCAGAGGCATCAAGGAACTGGTGTTCGATTTCAACGAGCTTGACTACATCTCATCGGCAGGCCTCAGGGTTCTGCTCGCAGCACAGAAGCTCATGAGCGAGCAGGGCAGTATGTATATCACAGGCTGCAGCGAGGATATCTTAAGCATATTTGAGATAACAGGGTTTTCTGATATACTCACAATAAAATAA